The following are encoded in a window of Bacillus sp. SORGH_AS_0510 genomic DNA:
- a CDS encoding MBL fold metallo-hydrolase encodes MERIGPIMILEGPNYSKVPFSRSLFIDCTEKVLIDSGADANQLLELDREYGVELIINTHYHPDHTLHNHLFRDATKLINPIEYETSLTIEGVASVNGVYQEWGPEGVEQWKKTLPEEWVKNLGEISGTYEYESNYSLGDVKVQFLHTPGHTRGLACPYFPELGVVFAGDYDMTSFGPWYNGSDGNIEDFIASGQRLLSLDADTYITGHQKGIFTKKEFTSAMETFLAIIDRRDQVIDQYAKQGMNFEELTNVGIFYPKKLLQNSILKTWERGGIRKHLERLGYTIEDSSIDLVMKK; translated from the coding sequence ATGGAGCGAATAGGTCCAATTATGATTTTGGAGGGCCCAAATTATAGTAAGGTTCCTTTTTCAAGAAGTCTTTTTATCGATTGTACCGAAAAAGTTCTCATCGATAGTGGTGCAGATGCTAACCAGTTGTTGGAACTTGACCGGGAATATGGAGTAGAGCTAATTATTAACACTCACTACCACCCTGACCATACTCTCCATAATCATTTGTTTAGGGATGCTACAAAACTTATTAATCCCATTGAGTATGAAACCTCATTAACCATTGAAGGGGTAGCAAGTGTCAATGGAGTCTATCAGGAATGGGGCCCTGAAGGTGTTGAGCAATGGAAAAAGACTCTTCCAGAGGAGTGGGTCAAAAACTTAGGTGAGATTTCTGGAACTTATGAATATGAGTCAAACTACTCTCTTGGGGATGTCAAAGTACAGTTCCTACATACTCCCGGTCACACCCGTGGGCTAGCTTGCCCATACTTTCCCGAACTAGGTGTTGTCTTTGCAGGTGATTATGACATGACATCTTTTGGTCCATGGTATAACGGAAGTGATGGAAATATAGAAGATTTTATTGCCTCTGGTCAACGCTTACTTTCACTTGATGCTGATACGTATATAACAGGTCATCAAAAAGGAATTTTTACTAAAAAGGAATTTACAAGTGCAATGGAGACCTTCCTTGCCATAATTGACCGAAGAGATCAAGTAATTGACCAATATGCAAAACAAGGCATGAACTTTGAGGAATTGACAAATGTCGGGATCTTTTATCCAAAGAAATTGCTTCAAAACTCTATACTTAAAACTTGGGAACGTGGAGGAATTCGGAAGCATTTGGAACGCCTAGGCTATACCATAGAAGATTCGTCTATTGATTTAGTTATGAAAAAATAA
- the msrB gene encoding peptide-methionine (R)-S-oxide reductase MsrB produces the protein MKNKEQLKQELTPIQYEVTQNNGTEPPFRNEFWNETREGIYVDIISGKPLFSSLDKFDAGCGWPSYTKPIQEEEVIEKADFSHFMVRTEVRSKTADSHLGHVFDDGPNPTGLRYCINSAALRFIPKEQLEESGYGEFVKLFNAK, from the coding sequence ATGAAAAATAAGGAGCAGCTAAAACAGGAACTGACACCGATTCAATATGAAGTAACTCAAAATAATGGGACAGAGCCACCATTTAGAAATGAATTTTGGAACGAAACCAGAGAGGGAATTTATGTGGATATTATCTCAGGCAAACCTTTATTTAGCTCACTAGATAAATTTGACGCCGGGTGTGGCTGGCCAAGTTATACAAAACCCATTCAAGAGGAAGAAGTCATTGAAAAGGCTGACTTCAGCCATTTCATGGTTCGTACGGAAGTAAGAAGTAAAACAGCTGATTCCCATTTAGGGCACGTATTTGATGATGGCCCTAATCCTACAGGTTTGCGGTATTGTATTAACTCAGCCGCATTACGCTTTATTCCAAAGGAACAATTGGAAGAGAGTGGATACGGGGAATTCGTAAAACTATTTAATGCTAAATAA
- a CDS encoding GerAB/ArcD/ProY family transporter, with amino-acid sequence MKVNLQPKKGLLFDAFLVLFIVHAVQTGVGLVGLPRVVYMEARHDAWISVILGGIFTAFVLFMMVHMLGKYESADLYGIHMDVFGKWMGNTLSILYMLYLSLSYFIILMNYIEIVQVWIFPDLPTWQISLVLILLTIYAVTGGIRVIIGVAFLSVLGTFWLNFFILVPMKYSDYKHLLPIMNIDIIHLVRGMYKTTLSLMGFELIMFVYPYVNNKKKILLYSQIGNLYTTFIFTLVTLVCIAFFSENGLARTIWPVLSMFKIVKLPNLERFEFIAVSFWMLIVLPNMCGYLWAASKGMNRLFQFKQKKGIWFLALCIWVGTFFIKARYQMNVVTDYTAKIGFVAAFCYPILLSVIVLVKKWFQRRKKSNAEVSQK; translated from the coding sequence ATGAAAGTGAATTTACAGCCCAAAAAAGGTCTCTTATTTGACGCATTTCTTGTCTTATTCATCGTACATGCGGTTCAAACAGGAGTAGGTTTAGTGGGGCTTCCACGAGTTGTTTACATGGAAGCGAGACATGATGCCTGGATTTCTGTTATTTTGGGAGGCATATTTACTGCGTTTGTTCTATTCATGATGGTCCATATGCTGGGGAAATATGAAAGTGCAGATTTATATGGAATTCATATGGATGTGTTTGGGAAATGGATGGGAAACACATTAAGCATTTTGTATATGCTTTATCTAAGCCTGAGTTATTTTATTATTTTAATGAATTATATTGAGATTGTTCAGGTTTGGATTTTTCCTGACCTTCCTACCTGGCAAATTTCTTTAGTTTTAATCCTATTAACAATTTATGCTGTCACAGGAGGCATACGTGTAATAATTGGAGTTGCCTTCCTATCTGTGTTAGGGACCTTTTGGCTAAATTTTTTCATTTTAGTTCCTATGAAATATTCCGACTACAAACATCTTCTGCCTATTATGAATATAGATATTATTCATTTGGTGAGGGGCATGTACAAAACTACTCTCTCACTTATGGGCTTTGAATTAATTATGTTTGTATATCCCTATGTGAACAACAAAAAGAAAATACTGTTGTATTCACAGATTGGAAACCTTTATACAACCTTTATCTTTACATTAGTCACACTTGTATGTATTGCTTTTTTTTCTGAGAACGGTTTAGCCCGGACGATTTGGCCTGTTTTATCGATGTTTAAAATTGTTAAATTACCTAATTTGGAGCGCTTTGAATTCATTGCTGTCTCCTTTTGGATGTTAATTGTTTTGCCTAACATGTGCGGTTATTTATGGGCAGCATCTAAAGGTATGAATCGATTGTTTCAATTTAAACAGAAGAAAGGAATCTGGTTTTTAGCATTATGTATTTGGGTTGGGACCTTTTTTATTAAAGCAAGATACCAAATGAATGTGGTAACCGATTACACAGCAAAGATTGGATTTGTTGCTGCGTTTTGTTATCCAATACTCCTTTCCGTGATTGTTTTGGTAAAAAAGTGGTTCCAAAGGAGGAAAAAGTCCAATGCAGAAGTATCGCAAAAGTAA
- a CDS encoding Ger(x)C family spore germination protein: MQKYRKSKCIVLLAFCMVMITGCVEQKQLEKLGIITTAGYDLVGEDKIKGIVVVQKFDPMAQSATKVISAIAKTSKGLRQAENLKSNQKLVSGQLRSVVYSRELAEKGIIQLVDTLNRDAAIGNMVYLTIADQSAEEIMKIEQSKTNINLGTYIYNLIKQNVEGEQIISPTLQEFNHNYYDIGKDPVLPILEMQGGDVVISGVGLFREDRLVDELKQAKLFFLKILVDKYKAGTLEMGFNKKELEGLILKNVVPNPFYHKIYLTIDNIRSKSKIKLIDKKNLRFKVEIKLDSRLLEMTEPLDLTKPDTVKQLEGKMNKTMEKEVEDLLYHLRDLDIDPIGIGNEYEVHNRGTQISKEKWRELYKKAEFDVHVKNRIEKTGVID, encoded by the coding sequence ATGCAGAAGTATCGCAAAAGTAAATGCATTGTATTGCTAGCTTTTTGCATGGTGATGATTACAGGGTGCGTGGAGCAAAAACAACTTGAAAAGTTAGGAATTATTACCACAGCAGGTTATGACTTAGTAGGGGAGGATAAAATAAAAGGAATTGTAGTTGTCCAAAAATTTGACCCAATGGCACAATCTGCTACAAAAGTGATTAGCGCCATTGCAAAAACAAGTAAAGGATTAAGACAAGCGGAAAACCTAAAGTCAAATCAAAAGCTAGTATCGGGTCAGCTTCGTTCGGTTGTATATAGTAGAGAGCTTGCCGAAAAGGGAATTATCCAATTAGTTGATACCTTAAATCGTGATGCAGCTATAGGGAATATGGTCTACTTAACGATAGCAGATCAATCAGCAGAAGAAATCATGAAAATTGAACAAAGTAAAACAAACATCAACCTTGGCACTTATATTTATAATTTAATTAAACAAAATGTAGAGGGTGAGCAAATCATTTCCCCTACCTTACAGGAATTTAATCATAATTATTATGATATTGGTAAAGATCCCGTTCTTCCCATATTAGAAATGCAAGGCGGAGATGTGGTTATTTCAGGGGTGGGACTTTTTAGGGAAGACCGCCTGGTGGATGAACTGAAACAAGCGAAGCTTTTCTTTCTTAAAATTTTGGTTGATAAATATAAAGCAGGGACACTTGAAATGGGATTTAATAAGAAGGAATTAGAAGGTCTTATTTTAAAAAACGTAGTGCCAAATCCTTTTTATCATAAAATCTATCTTACAATTGATAACATTAGAAGCAAATCTAAGATTAAACTGATTGACAAAAAAAACCTTCGTTTTAAAGTGGAAATAAAATTAGATTCTAGGTTATTAGAAATGACAGAGCCATTGGATTTAACAAAACCAGACACGGTAAAGCAATTAGAGGGAAAAATGAATAAAACGATGGAGAAAGAAGTAGAAGATCTACTCTATCATCTAAGAGATCTTGATATTGACCCAATAGGTATAGGAAACGAATACGAGGTTCACAATAGAGGCACACAAATTTCCAAAGAGAAGTGGAGAGAATTATACAAAAAGGCTGAGTTTGATGTACATGTAAAAAATAGGATTGAGAAAACAGGGGTTATTGATTAA
- a CDS encoding SCO family protein: MKTRIILFGILVSMLLIAGCGKKEIENAVTWPINDFTATSQENETIGLKDLQGKVWISDFIFTSCADVCPPMTANMAKLQKKVKDEGLTNVEFVSFSVDPTVDTPEALKNYATQFGADLKNWTLLTGYSQEFIEQFALKNYKALVKKPQEGNQVIHGTSLYLVDQKGNIKKSYNGFKNVPYEEIISDIKSLQ; encoded by the coding sequence ATGAAAACTCGAATAATATTGTTTGGAATTCTTGTAAGTATGCTCCTTATCGCTGGATGTGGAAAAAAAGAAATAGAAAATGCCGTTACATGGCCGATTAATGATTTCACTGCAACCAGTCAGGAAAATGAGACGATTGGTCTAAAGGATTTGCAAGGAAAGGTTTGGATTTCAGATTTTATTTTTACTAGCTGTGCGGATGTATGTCCACCAATGACAGCTAATATGGCAAAACTACAAAAGAAAGTAAAAGATGAAGGGTTAACAAATGTTGAATTTGTTTCCTTTAGCGTCGATCCAACAGTAGATACGCCAGAAGCATTAAAAAACTATGCAACGCAGTTTGGAGCGGATCTCAAAAACTGGACCTTACTTACTGGGTATTCCCAGGAGTTTATTGAGCAATTTGCCTTGAAAAACTATAAGGCTCTTGTAAAGAAACCGCAAGAAGGAAATCAAGTGATTCATGGTACTTCTCTTTATTTAGTTGATCAAAAAGGAAATATTAAAAAGTCATATAACGGGTTTAAAAATGTCCCATATGAGGAGATTATTTCGGATATAAAATCGTTACAATAG
- a CDS encoding DUF4397 domain-containing protein: MSEERTHTEYLQRAAMYDLLAQYYKYSLPNLHMHYYVKHLKYMDKAMQSIRTHQPTSHAEAKVRILHTSPDAPNVDIYINGKRVIRDLSFKQVSNELSLKPGKYHVDIYPAGNMVDSVLNKKITVVPGKSYTLAAIDSVKKLRLLVFQNEPTPPLNEAKVRFIHLAPNAPSLDIAVKDRDVVFPKVSYKQATEYLGLTPMTVDLEAREAGSKEVILPMPKVTFQPNESYTIVFLGLINGEPSFQFISIKE; the protein is encoded by the coding sequence ATGTCTGAAGAAAGAACCCATACCGAATATCTCCAAAGAGCGGCAATGTATGATTTGTTAGCACAATACTATAAATATTCACTCCCAAACCTCCACATGCACTATTATGTCAAACATCTAAAATACATGGATAAGGCTATGCAGAGCATACGCACTCACCAGCCTACATCTCATGCAGAAGCTAAAGTCCGCATCCTTCATACCTCTCCAGACGCACCTAACGTTGATATCTACATTAACGGCAAACGAGTCATACGAGATTTGTCATTTAAACAGGTAAGTAATGAGCTATCATTAAAACCAGGGAAATACCATGTAGATATTTATCCGGCAGGCAATATGGTAGATAGTGTCTTGAATAAAAAAATTACAGTTGTACCTGGGAAGTCCTATACCTTAGCAGCCATTGACTCTGTCAAAAAATTACGATTGCTAGTCTTTCAAAACGAACCAACTCCCCCATTAAATGAAGCTAAGGTTCGCTTTATCCATTTAGCACCAAATGCCCCATCGCTGGATATAGCAGTAAAAGATAGGGATGTAGTATTTCCAAAAGTATCTTATAAACAAGCAACAGAATATTTAGGGTTAACACCCATGACAGTGGACCTTGAAGCTAGAGAGGCTGGCAGTAAAGAAGTGATTTTGCCTATGCCAAAAGTTACCTTCCAACCAAATGAAAGCTATACAATCGTTTTTCTAGGATTAATAAATGGTGAACCTAGTTTTCAATTTATTAGTATTAAAGAATAA
- a CDS encoding YpmS family protein, whose product MKNKWKLGFLLLLGINLLVVIIMISLIMMPASNKESMKQKIPSGDHVSFHVKSNKNDLNKLINHYLKEEAADSPIDYQVVLGEEVELYGTLPIFSEELNLKLTFVPEAMKNGDLVLKQKTMSIGRLHLPISYVLSFISDNYKLPKGVDIRPGDHLVYVHMQQLKLKSDLKIEADKFDLKKDDIAFTILVPVK is encoded by the coding sequence ATGAAAAACAAGTGGAAGTTAGGGTTCCTTCTCTTGTTGGGAATCAACTTATTAGTCGTAATCATTATGATATCACTAATAATGATGCCTGCGAGTAATAAGGAAAGTATGAAACAAAAAATTCCTTCGGGGGACCACGTGTCCTTTCATGTTAAATCAAATAAGAATGATCTTAATAAGCTCATCAATCATTATCTAAAGGAGGAAGCGGCAGATTCGCCAATAGATTATCAAGTAGTTCTGGGGGAAGAAGTGGAGCTATATGGGACCTTACCTATTTTTAGTGAAGAGTTAAACCTGAAGCTTACGTTTGTACCAGAAGCAATGAAAAATGGAGATTTGGTACTTAAACAAAAAACTATGTCAATTGGCCGCTTACATCTACCTATTTCATACGTATTATCTTTCATAAGTGACAATTATAAGCTCCCAAAAGGAGTCGATATTCGTCCGGGTGACCACTTGGTTTATGTCCATATGCAACAATTAAAACTAAAAAGTGATTTAAAAATCGAAGCGGACAAATTTGATTTAAAGAAAGATGATATAGCATTTACTATATTAGTTCCTGTTAAATAG
- a CDS encoding DUF2535 family protein: MLFKSLEFKNVVGQKVKVMEIPVLEEDSTYKFMIQVRLQTFLTSINQESNPKRCYSFKDYLKKVMKWPDYEQLFKVTELKNNA; the protein is encoded by the coding sequence TTGTTATTCAAAAGCCTAGAGTTCAAAAATGTTGTTGGACAGAAGGTTAAAGTCATGGAAATTCCTGTATTGGAGGAAGATAGTACTTATAAATTTATGATCCAAGTCCGTTTACAGACGTTTTTAACGTCTATTAATCAGGAAAGCAACCCGAAAAGATGCTACTCCTTTAAAGATTATCTGAAAAAGGTCATGAAGTGGCCAGATTATGAACAGCTTTTTAAAGTTACAGAATTAAAGAATAATGCATAG
- the msrA gene encoding peptide-methionine (S)-S-oxide reductase MsrA, whose protein sequence is MEARYELATFAGGCFWCMVKPFDEQPGIISVISGYTGGTVENPTYQQVCTDTTGHYEAVQITYDPEVFLYEKLLELFWQQIDPTDPGGQFYDRGQSYQTAIFYHNDTQKRLAEESKKSLQESGRFNNPIVTPILPAKPFYPAEDYHQQYYKKNRVHYESYHTGSGRAGFIQKHWRDQNEK, encoded by the coding sequence ATGGAAGCTAGATACGAACTTGCCACATTTGCTGGAGGCTGTTTTTGGTGTATGGTCAAACCCTTTGATGAACAGCCTGGAATAATAAGCGTTATTTCCGGTTATACAGGAGGAACAGTTGAAAATCCTACGTATCAGCAAGTATGCACTGATACCACAGGTCATTATGAAGCTGTACAAATTACCTATGATCCTGAGGTTTTTCTATATGAAAAATTACTTGAATTATTTTGGCAGCAAATTGATCCAACAGATCCTGGTGGCCAATTCTATGACCGTGGCCAATCTTATCAAACAGCAATTTTTTATCATAACGACACACAAAAAAGACTAGCAGAAGAATCCAAGAAGTCATTGCAAGAAAGTGGCAGATTCAATAATCCAATTGTTACCCCTATTTTACCTGCAAAACCTTTTTATCCAGCTGAAGATTACCATCAGCAATATTATAAGAAAAACCGTGTTCATTATGAGTCTTATCATACAGGCTCAGGGAGGGCAGGTTTTATCCAAAAGCATTGGAGAGATCAAAATGAAAAATAA
- a CDS encoding spore germination protein — MFKRKSKNQQSEELKAHSLDVDELKEQLNSKLGSCSDINFRTIKKDGKRILFCFLSSLIDKTSMDQFILSPIQQQNNSMEWTTENLAQILPIAELHAANQLKEVISSLIEGNAYIYLEGEPFGILANIGKTVERSLEKAETESLVYGPKISFTESLIGNLNIIRSNLKDTELCMEDITIGSRVKTPGKIVYIRDIAEEDNINTFKQRINDLEFDYIPDTTVLGQLIEDNSWTVFPQIMSSELPDRVSLSLMRGKVAILMDRSPAAIYGPTPFFSFFESTEDIYMRWNMGLFLRMLRIVAIFLSVLLTPAYVAVLTYHYEVIPSALLVSLGQSRANVPFPPVFEALLLEFVIELLREAGARLPTKVGQTMGIVGGIVIGQAAVQAGFTSNILIIIIALSALGSFTSPSYIMGTAIRMIRFPIILLAGIWGGIGIMLSFCFFLIHLLKLTSLGRPYFSPLYPFRWRDLGYSIIKFPVQYLPFRPVANHPVDSTRFKEKKAMEKKDVDE; from the coding sequence ATGTTTAAGCGTAAATCAAAAAATCAACAATCAGAAGAATTAAAAGCGCATAGTTTAGATGTAGATGAACTAAAAGAACAGTTAAATAGTAAACTCGGATCTTGCTCAGATATTAACTTTCGCACCATAAAAAAAGATGGAAAGAGAATTCTTTTTTGCTTTCTAAGCAGCTTAATTGATAAAACAAGCATGGATCAGTTTATTTTATCACCCATTCAACAGCAAAATAATTCAATGGAATGGACGACAGAAAATTTAGCACAAATTTTACCCATTGCTGAACTCCATGCAGCCAATCAATTGAAGGAAGTCATCTCTTCTTTAATTGAGGGCAACGCATATATCTATCTTGAAGGGGAGCCATTCGGAATCCTCGCAAATATTGGTAAAACAGTAGAGAGATCGTTAGAAAAAGCGGAAACGGAATCATTAGTCTATGGTCCGAAGATTTCTTTTACAGAGTCTTTAATTGGAAATCTAAATATTATAAGGAGTAACCTTAAAGACACTGAGCTCTGTATGGAAGACATAACCATTGGAAGCAGGGTAAAGACACCTGGAAAGATTGTTTATATAAGAGATATTGCTGAGGAAGATAATATAAATACATTTAAGCAGAGAATTAATGATTTAGAGTTTGATTATATACCAGACACTACTGTACTTGGGCAGTTGATTGAGGATAATAGTTGGACTGTTTTTCCACAGATTATGTCATCTGAGCTTCCAGACCGTGTCTCTCTTTCATTGATGAGAGGAAAGGTAGCTATATTAATGGATCGATCACCTGCAGCCATTTATGGTCCAACACCGTTTTTTAGTTTTTTTGAATCCACTGAAGACATATATATGCGCTGGAATATGGGGCTTTTTTTAAGGATGCTGCGGATTGTAGCAATATTTTTATCAGTTTTATTAACACCTGCATATGTGGCAGTTTTAACCTACCATTATGAAGTTATTCCTTCTGCCTTGCTTGTATCATTAGGGCAATCAAGAGCAAATGTCCCGTTCCCTCCAGTATTTGAAGCGTTACTGCTTGAATTTGTAATTGAGCTTTTAAGAGAAGCAGGCGCAAGATTGCCAACGAAGGTTGGTCAAACCATGGGTATCGTTGGTGGTATCGTTATTGGACAGGCAGCAGTTCAAGCAGGTTTTACGAGTAATATCTTAATTATTATTATTGCCCTTAGTGCACTAGGATCGTTTACATCGCCTAGCTACATTATGGGTACAGCCATTCGAATGATTCGGTTCCCTATTATCTTGTTAGCTGGGATATGGGGGGGGATTGGGATCATGCTTTCCTTTTGCTTTTTTCTGATCCATTTATTGAAATTGACATCCTTAGGGAGACCGTATTTTAGTCCCTTGTATCCGTTTCGGTGGAGAGACTTAGGGTACAGTATCATTAAATTTCCTGTTCAGTATCTACCCTTTAGGCCTGTAGCTAATCACCCAGTAGATAGTACTCGATTTAAAGAGAAAAAAGCAATGGAAAAGAAGGATGTAGACGAATAG
- the rsgA gene encoding ribosome small subunit-dependent GTPase A: protein MTDKLKNDFEALNTNKDLVIGRVALEHKHMYRVWTEQGELLCEVSGKFSFQAQNREDFPAVGDWVSVKPRYAEEKGTIMTIMPRKSKFSRKSAGETAEEQIVATNVDTVFLVNSLNDDLNLRRIERYLLLAWESGATPVIVLSKADLCPDMNGKLKEVEGITFGAVPVIPISSETMSGLDNLQPYLMPGKTIALLGSSGVGKSTLTNRLLGIEKQLVQEIRLSDDKGRHTTTHREMILLPNGSILIDTPGMRELQLWESSEGLTETFTEIEKLAAECRFRDCQHKDEPGCAVVRAIEEGLVSIERLTSYIKLQKELAYIERKTDKRAQAEVRKQWKNINKQIKQRKNR from the coding sequence ATGACCGACAAGCTAAAAAATGATTTCGAAGCTTTAAACACAAATAAAGATTTGGTTATTGGCCGAGTAGCACTTGAACATAAACATATGTATCGCGTATGGACTGAACAAGGAGAGTTACTATGTGAAGTTTCAGGGAAATTTAGTTTTCAGGCTCAAAATCGGGAAGATTTCCCTGCTGTAGGAGATTGGGTGTCTGTCAAACCAAGATACGCTGAAGAAAAGGGGACAATTATGACAATAATGCCCCGAAAAAGTAAATTCTCTAGAAAATCAGCAGGTGAAACTGCTGAAGAACAAATTGTTGCAACAAATGTAGACACAGTATTTTTAGTTAATTCGTTAAATGATGATCTGAATTTAAGAAGAATAGAACGGTATTTGTTGCTTGCTTGGGAAAGTGGTGCAACACCTGTAATTGTCTTAAGTAAAGCCGATCTTTGCCCAGACATGAATGGAAAACTTAAAGAAGTGGAAGGAATAACATTTGGTGCAGTTCCTGTTATTCCAATCAGTTCAGAAACAATGAGTGGTTTAGATAATTTACAACCCTATTTAATGCCTGGTAAGACAATTGCTTTGCTGGGGTCATCAGGTGTAGGGAAATCGACCTTAACTAATAGGTTACTTGGGATAGAAAAGCAGCTTGTACAGGAGATTAGGCTTAGCGATGATAAAGGACGACATACAACTACCCATAGAGAGATGATTCTCTTGCCGAATGGCAGTATATTAATTGATACTCCAGGAATGCGAGAGTTACAGCTTTGGGAAAGTTCGGAAGGATTAACAGAAACCTTTACGGAAATTGAGAAATTGGCTGCAGAATGCCGTTTTCGTGATTGTCAGCATAAGGATGAACCAGGTTGTGCTGTAGTAAGGGCAATTGAAGAGGGTTTAGTTTCGATTGAAAGATTAACAAGCTATATAAAGCTGCAAAAAGAGTTAGCATATATTGAAAGAAAAACGGATAAACGTGCTCAGGCAGAAGTACGAAAACAATGGAAAAACATTAATAAACAAATCAAACAACGAAAGAACAGATAA
- a CDS encoding DegV family protein, protein MSKIKVVTDSTLDISQDMAKQLGIIVVPLSVTINGETYLDRVDIQPDEFIQKMTKTSELPKSSQPAAGSFLEVYDQLGKEGYEVLSIHMTGKMSGTVRSAESAAQMTETKVTVIDSMFISKALAFQVKEAAKMAKQGMGMEEILHRLETIRENSKLYIMVDTLENLVKGGRIGKGKAFIGSLLNIKPIASLEGAEYTPVTKVRSHSQVVKFMAKQFLEDVEGKTIKAVGIAHAEAFELASRIKDSIYELTGFQDVEIDYTSPIVSTHTGPGAFALMYYYE, encoded by the coding sequence ATGAGCAAGATTAAAGTTGTAACAGATTCAACCTTAGATATTTCACAAGATATGGCTAAACAGCTAGGCATTATAGTTGTGCCGTTATCAGTAACAATAAACGGTGAAACTTATTTAGACCGGGTGGACATTCAACCGGATGAATTTATCCAAAAGATGACTAAAACAAGTGAATTGCCTAAAAGCTCTCAACCGGCTGCTGGTTCCTTTTTGGAAGTCTATGACCAGCTTGGGAAGGAAGGCTATGAAGTATTATCCATACATATGACTGGGAAAATGAGTGGTACTGTGCGTTCAGCAGAAAGTGCAGCTCAAATGACAGAGACGAAGGTTACTGTCATAGATTCAATGTTTATTTCAAAGGCGTTGGCATTTCAGGTGAAAGAAGCTGCCAAAATGGCTAAGCAGGGGATGGGTATGGAAGAAATCCTTCATCGATTAGAAACCATCCGGGAGAATTCAAAGCTTTATATTATGGTTGATACATTAGAAAATCTCGTTAAGGGCGGAAGGATAGGAAAAGGGAAGGCGTTTATTGGGTCGCTGTTAAATATTAAACCAATTGCTTCCCTAGAAGGGGCAGAATATACCCCGGTCACAAAGGTCCGCAGTCATTCTCAGGTTGTAAAATTTATGGCCAAGCAGTTTTTGGAGGATGTAGAGGGGAAAACCATTAAAGCTGTAGGGATTGCCCATGCTGAGGCCTTTGAGCTTGCATCAAGGATTAAGGATAGTATTTATGAATTAACTGGGTTCCAAGATGTTGAGATTGATTATACAAGTCCTATAGTTAGTACCCACACAGGGCCAGGTGCTTTTGCATTAATGTATTATTACGAATAA
- a CDS encoding SGNH/GDSL hydrolase family protein, translating to MKKFFTALILSSLFLCSCSQSNPLEFHQEKKVAAQVFKQIPADFFPRKLTVVSVGDSLTKGVGDSTGNGGYLPYLKSMLEEEKGIQEVNFLNYGVKGNRTTQLLKRLQSPELKTAIQKADLVILTIGGNDIMKVVKDNFYNLEVSDFVKEKENYKEHLSQIMEAIVQENPNASIVLVGLYNPFSKWFSDIKEMDQIVSEWNQAGQRIISSYANAYFVSIEDLFLNTAEDLLYKDNFHPNDKGYELIAERLNQTMSESVLPDLEKKSYTVTTEEN from the coding sequence ATGAAAAAGTTTTTCACCGCTCTAATTCTCTCGTCATTATTTTTATGCTCATGCAGTCAATCAAATCCTTTAGAATTCCATCAGGAAAAGAAAGTAGCAGCACAAGTGTTTAAACAAATTCCTGCAGATTTTTTTCCCCGAAAACTAACCGTTGTTTCGGTAGGCGATTCATTAACAAAAGGTGTGGGGGACAGTACCGGTAATGGAGGGTATCTACCTTATTTAAAATCTATGCTTGAAGAGGAAAAAGGGATACAAGAAGTTAATTTCCTTAATTATGGCGTGAAAGGGAATCGAACCACTCAACTATTAAAGAGACTTCAATCTCCAGAATTGAAAACGGCCATTCAAAAAGCAGATTTGGTTATTCTTACGATTGGCGGAAACGACATTATGAAAGTAGTAAAGGATAACTTCTACAATCTGGAGGTTTCAGATTTTGTAAAGGAAAAAGAAAATTATAAAGAACATTTATCTCAAATAATGGAGGCTATTGTCCAAGAAAATCCAAATGCATCTATTGTCTTGGTTGGACTATACAATCCATTCTCAAAATGGTTTTCTGATATTAAAGAGATGGACCAAATTGTTTCAGAGTGGAATCAAGCAGGTCAAAGGATTATTTCAAGTTATGCTAATGCGTATTTTGTTTCTATTGAGGATTTATTTTTAAATACGGCTGAAGATCTTTTGTATAAAGATAATTTTCATCCAAATGACAAAGGATATGAACTGATCGCTGAAAGATTAAATCAGACAATGAGCGAGAGTGTATTACCTGATTTGGAGAAAAAATCTTACACAGTCACGACAGAGGAGAATTAG